One window of the Candidatus Eremiobacterota bacterium genome contains the following:
- a CDS encoding penicillin-binding protein 2, producing the protein MKKRIEKLAFIFSLFFATLAVYLSFLQVIDTERYRHNRKNPRMLPRLEYRGRILDRRGETLAKTVTSGGRSARDYPQGSLFSPLIGYAHHRLGTEGIEKSADFTLAGKRLPQTIYEAFAFINGRKLAGQDIYLTLDSRMQKSARAALEGHRGAVVILNPATGELYALVSLPSYDPARIEILWERLKKDPGAPLVNRAIDGQYPPGSTFKVFTLVSALELGYVTPDDTYECTGTYELGSYKIHEAEGGSHGKVNLENALVHSCNIAFAQMGLKLDAYNFCECAKNFRLLEPFSIGGDIPVKPAHFPDPSSLSEGGLAQSAFGQGEITLSPLHLAIIVSAVAHEGKIMKPYLIKGIKSRNEENIYTAHPQVWCAPISKETADRVKAMMVQAVSRGTGTRAQVPGVTVAGKTGTAENPHGETHAWFVGFAPAEAPKLLVAAIVENGGYGGRVAAPIVGRILEECLPLLGEKP; encoded by the coding sequence ATGAAGAAAAGAATAGAAAAGCTTGCCTTCATTTTCTCCCTTTTCTTTGCCACTCTTGCCGTGTACCTCTCCTTTCTGCAGGTCATTGATACAGAGAGATACCGGCACAACAGGAAAAACCCGAGGATGCTCCCGCGGCTTGAGTACAGGGGGCGTATCCTTGACCGCAGGGGTGAGACCCTTGCGAAAACCGTCACCAGCGGAGGGCGCTCAGCGAGAGACTACCCCCAGGGGAGCCTCTTTTCGCCCCTCATCGGCTATGCCCACCACCGCCTCGGCACCGAGGGAATTGAAAAGTCCGCAGACTTCACCCTTGCGGGGAAAAGGCTCCCCCAGACCATCTATGAGGCCTTTGCCTTCATTAACGGCAGAAAGCTTGCAGGCCAGGACATCTATCTCACCCTTGACAGCCGCATGCAGAAATCGGCAAGGGCGGCACTGGAAGGTCACAGGGGAGCAGTGGTGATCCTCAATCCCGCCACGGGAGAGCTGTACGCCCTCGTGAGCCTCCCTTCCTATGACCCCGCCAGGATAGAAATCCTCTGGGAGCGCCTCAAGAAGGATCCCGGCGCGCCGCTTGTGAACAGGGCAATTGACGGGCAGTACCCGCCGGGGTCAACCTTCAAGGTATTCACCCTCGTCTCTGCCCTGGAGCTTGGCTATGTCACCCCCGATGACACCTACGAATGCACCGGAACCTATGAGCTCGGCTCTTACAAGATTCATGAGGCTGAAGGGGGAAGCCATGGAAAGGTGAATCTCGAGAATGCCCTTGTGCATTCCTGCAATATAGCCTTCGCTCAGATGGGCCTCAAGCTAGACGCCTACAACTTCTGTGAGTGCGCGAAAAACTTCAGGCTTCTTGAACCGTTTAGCATCGGCGGCGACATCCCCGTGAAGCCCGCCCATTTCCCTGATCCCTCGTCCCTCTCCGAGGGGGGTCTTGCCCAGAGTGCCTTCGGCCAGGGGGAAATCACCCTTTCGCCTCTCCACCTGGCCATTATTGTCTCCGCAGTGGCCCATGAGGGAAAAATAATGAAGCCCTACCTCATCAAGGGGATCAAATCACGGAACGAGGAAAATATCTACACGGCTCACCCCCAGGTGTGGTGCGCCCCCATCTCGAAGGAGACCGCCGACAGGGTGAAGGCAATGATGGTGCAGGCAGTCTCCCGCGGCACGGGAACCCGTGCCCAGGTTCCCGGCGTCACCGTGGCAGGGAAGACGGGCACCGCTGAAAATCCTCATGGGGAGACCCACGCGTGGTTTGTCGGCTTCGCCCCCGCAGAGGCACCGAAACTCCTTGTGGCGGCCATAGTGGAAAATGGTGGCTACGGGGGCAGGGTAGCAGCGCCCATCGTGGGAAGAATCCTCGAGGAATGCCTCCCGCTCCTCGGTGAAAAGCCATAG